A genomic region of Oryza glaberrima chromosome 1, OglaRS2, whole genome shotgun sequence contains the following coding sequences:
- the LOC127760082 gene encoding SNF1-related protein kinase regulatory subunit gamma-1-like, translating into METGAAGQAGGGGPPAAAAAGEYWSEALKSFLDHIPVSSVNGAIQPSPSPGKHRFLDSYTRRPEPGGALIRFWSRVRAAALEIRLDGSVLDAIDSMYRSDVAGAVIVDDVRTSFGKFVDRDIGFVEFPSLVLWAIEEFDKLGSGAGDKNSDFLTSLKQHPQIAETKIAWLAKSFLWEPFFPVRSHDTLFHAMLLFSKHRRINVVPVVELMNSSVIGFVTQNAVMELLLSSSGLEWLDKIADKQLSEFRFANTTKPVSVYSDQTLADALHILSKEKIGVAVVDRKTSCLIGSIQCSDLYQLLDDSSLFRNRKTLSAEEFVKLKSKDEDISTENSSASGGQNVLSLRTGQKITAGLPVTNRKSDTLKQAMEKLTASRSSCSFIVDEHGRVEGVVTARDIISVFSPPCMDSRIDGGTFFSAALAQTGCRVEHGQMIQNS; encoded by the exons ATGGAGACTGGAGCGGCGGGacaggccggcggcggaggaccgccggcggcggcggcggcgggggagtaCTGGAGCGAGGCGCTCAAGTCGTTCCTGGACCATATCCCCGTCTCGTCCGTCAACGGCGCGATCCAGCCCTCTCCCTCCCCAGGCAAGCACCGGTTTCTTGATTCCTACACGCGCCGGCCGGAGCCCGGGGGGGCGCTCATACGGTTTTGGTCTCGTGTCCGTGCTGCAGCGCTGGAGATCAGGCTCGATGGCTCCGTGCTGGACGCCATCGACTCCATGTACCGCAGCGATGTCGCCGGCGCGGTGATCGTCGACGATGTGCGGACTAGTTTCGGCAAGTTCGTCGATCGCGACATAGGATTCGTCGAGTTCCCAAGCCTCGTCTTGTGGGCGATTGAG GAATTTGACAAACTGGGAAGTGGAGCAGGTGACAAAAACTCCGACTTCCTGACAAGTCTAAAACAGCACCCTCAGATTGCAGAAACAAAG ATTGCCTGGTTAGCAAAGTCGTTCCTGTGGGAGCCATTCTTCCCCGTTCGATCCCATGATACACTCTTCCATGCAATGCTTCTCTTCTCAAAGCACCGCAGGATCAATGTGGTACCTGTTGTTGAGTTGATGAACTCCAGTGTTATTGGATTTGTAACGCAG AATGCAGTAATGGAATTGCTTCTCAGTTCAAGTGGTCTTGAGTGGCTCGATAAAATTGCAGACAAACAACTTTCTGAATTTAG GTTCGCAAATACGACCAAGCCTGTTTCAGTCTACTCAGATCAGACTCTCGCTGATGCATTGCATATTCTTTCAAAGGAGAAAATAGGAGTTGCAGTTGTTGACAGGAAAACCAGTTGTCTGATTGGATCAATACAGTGCAGCGATCTTTATCAGCTTCTGGACGATAGCTCCCTATTTAGGAACAGGAA GACATTAAGTGCGGAAGAATTCGTCAAACTGAAGAGCAAGGATGAGGACATCAGCACAGAAAATTCATCAGCTTCTGGTGGCCAAAATGTCCTCAGCCTCAGAACAGGGCAGAAGATAACAGCAGGCCTGCCTGTTACCAACCGCAAGTCTGACACCCTGAAGCAAGCAATGGAAAAGCTGACAGCGTCAagaagcagctgcagcttcaTCGTCGACGAGCACGGGCGAGTCGAAGGAGTAGTCACGGCAAGGGACATCATCTCCGTCTTCTCCCCGCCATGCATGGACTCGAGGATCGACGGAGGCACCTTCTTCTCGGCTGCGCTTGCGCAGACCGGCTGCCGCGTTGAGCATGGGCAGATGATTCAGAACTCATAG